The Pochonia chlamydosporia 170 chromosome 1, whole genome shotgun sequence genome window below encodes:
- a CDS encoding transposase IS4 domain-containing protein has product MAGGKRRATSIAGGSRPAKQRRRATTNSIVTAPQTPVPIPLSSPLKPLPKPNLRDLLTEPATSTFKPVPSQGFPRRISTDLPQDSLLDIFRLFCPIHMLDQWHAWKPTNAAEIYLFFGVLIYMSIHLEPRFEHYWSTAPTNPVHPIARFMSRNRFQLLYRRFCVWDTTDPPQGVFNKINNWSTHLQETSTRYWNPASEAGM; this is encoded by the exons ATGGCAGGTGGAAAACGAAGGGCCACTAGCATAGCTGGTGGATCTCGACCAGCTAAACAACGACGAAGGGCCACCACTAATTCAATTGTTACAGCACCACAGACGCCTGTTCCAATACCCTTATCGTCCCCGCTAAAGcctctgccaaagccaaaccTACGCGATTTGTTGACCGAACCGGCCACTTCAACCTTTAAGCCAGTACCTTCGCAAGGCTTTCCCCGTCGTATCTCGACAGACCTACCTCAAGATAGCCTACTCGATATCTTTAGACTGTTTTGTCCGATCCACATGCTCGATCAATGG CATGCCTGGAAGCCAACCAACGCCGCCGAGATCTACTTGTTCTTTGGGGTGTTGATATACATGTCCATCCACCTCGAACCACGCTTCGAGCACTATTGGAGTACTGCCCCAACCAATCCAGTGCACCCGATTGCTAGATTCATGTCGCGAAATCGTTTTCAACTTCTCTACCGGCGGTTTTGTGTCTGGGATACTACGGACCCCCCACAAGGGGTATTCAATAAGATTAACAATTGGAGTACTCACTTACAAGAAACATCAACTCGATACTGGAACCCAGCGTCTGAGGCAGGCATGTAA